The genomic interval ATCGGTAAGCCCTGTGACTTTTCCATAGCCCTGTTTCTGCAGAGTCAGATCGATCCGTCCGTCGGGGCGCACCTTTTTAATGTAGCCTTTAAGCCTGGTTCCGCGCTCCAGTGGACGGAAAATCTCATTATGAAACACCATGCCCCAGCGCTCATTATTAATGATGAATTTGTAGCCGAGATCCGATTTCTGCCAAACGATCAGATCCACCTCTTCATTGTTTTTATAAAAACGCTTGGAGTTGAGGTATTTGTCCAGCTTCGCCGAAGCCACAATACGCTCACTGGTCTTATCGTAGTAGATATACACCAGATAGGATTCCCCCTTGCGCATCTTCATCCGCTGTTCCCGGAATGGAACAAACAGATCTTTCGGCAGTCCCCAGTCCAGAAACGCCCCGATCGGTGTAACATCTTTACAGCGCAGCAATACAAATTCACCCACTTCACCCTTCGGTTGCTCGGTGGTGGCGGTCAATCGGTCTTCAGAATCAAGATAGACAAAGACATCGATTTTATCGCCAATGTTCCAGGCCTTGGAAACATAGCGCTTCGGCATCAGAATTTCACCCAGCTGCAGTCCATCGAAAACGAGACCGAAATCGGTCTCGCGCGATATCGTAAGCCGGTTCCGTTTTCCCACCTCAACCATGCATGCTTCTCCTCTGACTCGAACGGCGGCTTTTCACACGGCCCGGGCGCGGCCCTTTTCGCGTATTTTTCGGCCGGCCGTCGTTCCCCACCGTAACCTTGCCGCGCTGCTGCCGGACCTTAGGTCCCGGTTTGGCCTCCGCGCCGGTTGCATTCATTGCTTTTTCAGAATGCCAACTATGATTCAGATCCCGCGGGACCTCAAAACCGATCAGCTTTTCAATCGCACGCAGATAGTCCCGTTCCGGTGCACAGCACATCGAAATCGCATCGCCTTCAGCACCGGCCCGGGCGGTTCGTCCAATCCGGTGCACATAGGTTTCCGGCTCCACCGGCATATCATAATTAATGACGTGGGAAATTTCCTTCACATCAATCCCGCGCGCCGCAATATCGGTGGCTACCAGTGCCCGGCATTTGCCCGATTTAAAATCGGCCAGCGCCTGGGTCCGCGCACCCTGGCTTTTGTTGCCGTGAATCGCCGCCGCAGAAACACCAACACCCTCGAGCTTGCGTGCCACTTTATTGGCCACGTGCTTCATCTGTGTAAAAATGATGACCTTATCCAGTTTCTTACTGCCCATCAGCTGCAGAATCAGATCGTCTTTATGCTCTTTTTTAACAAACAGGACTTTCTGCGTAATCCGCTCAACCGCCGGCTTTTCCGGTTCAATGGCCACCTGTGCCGGATTATTCACCAGCGACTCCGCGAGCTGCTTGACCTTCGGTTCCATCGTCGCCGAGAAAAAGAGCGACTGCCGTTTTTTCGGCAGCTCTTTGATTATTTTTTTGATGTCATGAATAAAACCCATATCGAGCATACGGTCGGCTTCGTCGAGCACGAAGATTTCCACACCGCCCAAATCAAGCAGTCCCTGGCCCACCAGGTCATTCAACCGTCCCGGTGTAGCCACCAGCATATTCACCCCGCGCCGAATGGCTTTTACCTGCGGATGCTGACCGACGCCGCCGAAAATAACCGTATGCGAAACTCTGGTATATTTGCCGTATTTTTTAATACTGTCACCAATCTGCGCCGCGAGCTCGCGCGTCGGGGCCAGAATCAGGACTTCCGGCCGTTTCGGAACCGGGCGCTTATTCTTTTTCACAAGATACTGAAGAATCGGCAGTGTGAAGGCTGCCGTTTTTCCGGTACCCGTCTGGGCACACCCGATCATGTCGCGTCCCTCCAGCAGGTACGGAATCGCCTGCTCCTGAATCGGTGAGGGTGTATGATAACCTGCGTCGGTTACTGCATTTCCAAGTTCAGGAAGCAGTGCACCGAAAACGCCATTGAGGTCGTTTTCTTTTTTCATTTGGTTTTTCCACGGAACAGTTTCAACCACTCATACATCGATCCTCAAACGAGGAAGGATCTACGAACAACCCGACTGCCACTCTGTGGCTCCTAACCGGCGAATAAAAATAATTTCAAAACTCGCCGCCGGTGGAGTGAAGAAAAAAGGGCGGTCCGTCTGACCATCCCGAAGTGGCGTGGGTTCTATAGGTTCAGATACACCGAGTCAAGCTCAGCATTCCGGAGTTTCCGGAGAGACTGTATATTCACCCTTACCGAAAAAGGCCTTAAAACAGAAAATCCAGACCGAAAGCAATCCCCAGCCCAGACCGAAAAGGACACCTGCGTCAACAATTCCGCGCCAGGGCTGCGGCAGAAAACGAACCGACAATATCAGTACAATCACCATCGTCGTAACACTGTAGGCCACAATTTTCCGTTTTTTCGTGGCATAAAAAAACC from Verrucomicrobia bacterium S94 carries:
- a CDS encoding DEAD/DEAH box helicase, which encodes MKKENDLNGVFGALLPELGNAVTDAGYHTPSPIQEQAIPYLLEGRDMIGCAQTGTGKTAAFTLPILQYLVKKNKRPVPKRPEVLILAPTRELAAQIGDSIKKYGKYTRVSHTVIFGGVGQHPQVKAIRRGVNMLVATPGRLNDLVGQGLLDLGGVEIFVLDEADRMLDMGFIHDIKKIIKELPKKRQSLFFSATMEPKVKQLAESLVNNPAQVAIEPEKPAVERITQKVLFVKKEHKDDLILQLMGSKKLDKVIIFTQMKHVANKVARKLEGVGVSAAAIHGNKSQGARTQALADFKSGKCRALVATDIAARGIDVKEISHVINYDMPVEPETYVHRIGRTARAGAEGDAISMCCAPERDYLRAIEKLIGFEVPRDLNHSWHSEKAMNATGAEAKPGPKVRQQRGKVTVGNDGRPKNTRKGPRPGRVKSRRSSQRRSMHG
- a CDS encoding GntR family transcriptional regulator; protein product: MVEVGKRNRLTISRETDFGLVFDGLQLGEILMPKRYVSKAWNIGDKIDVFVYLDSEDRLTATTEQPKGEVGEFVLLRCKDVTPIGAFLDWGLPKDLFVPFREQRMKMRKGESYLVYIYYDKTSERIVASAKLDKYLNSKRFYKNNEEVDLIVWQKSDLGYKFIINNERWGMVFHNEIFRPLERGTRLKGYIKKVRPDGRIDLTLQKQGYGKVTGLTDVILEHLKKNDGFMAVTAKTPPEKINALFGVSKKTYKNAIGALYKKRLITIEDDGVRLV